Genomic segment of bacterium BMS3Abin14:
ACAGGAAAGCCGTGGAAAGAGCCCTGGCTCTGGTCGACATGCAGGGCTGCGGATCGCGGCGCATCGGCGCTCTTTCCGGCGGCCAGCAGCAGAGGGTGTTCATCGCCAGGGCGCTGGTGTCAAACCCGTCCATTCTCATTCTGGATGAACCGACTGCCGGTGTTGACGCCTCCAGCCAGACCCGCTTCTACGACATGCTGGGGAACCTGAACCGTGTGGATGGTATTACCTTGATCCTGGTGACCCACGATATCGGGGTGATCACCCGGTACGTGCACCAGGTTGCCTGTCTGAACCAGAAACTCATCTTTCACGGCACTCACGAGGAATTCTGCAGCTCGACCCAGGCCACCAGCCTCTTCGGCCCCGACTCGCATCTCGTTTGCCACAGGCATTAGCCATGGAGATCCTCGCCTTCGATTTCATGCAGCGCGCCCTCATCTCCGGGGTGCTCATCGGCCTCGCGTGTTCCATGCTGGGAGTGTTCCTGATCCTTCGGCGTGACGCGATGATCGGCCACGGGCTAGCCCATGTCACCTTCGGGGGGGTTGCCATTGGACTTTTCCTGGGCGTCTCCCCCCTGGCCGCGGCGCTGGTGGTCGCGGTTCTAAGCTCGATCTTCATCCTCCG
This window contains:
- the znuC gene encoding high-affinity zinc uptake system ATP-binding protein ZnuC; this encodes MNDNNPLISLKNVSISFGADLILDHVSLEVNRGDFLALIGPNGSGKTTLIKSILGLLRPDEGTARIMGKEIKDFKEWDRIGYVPQQATEMDPLFPASVREIVAMGLIPGRRFPRFFKPGDRKAVERALALVDMQGCGSRRIGALSGGQQQRVFIARALVSNPSILILDEPTAGVDASSQTRFYDMLGNLNRVDGITLILVTHDIGVITRYVHQVACLNQKLIFHGTHEEFCSSTQATSLFGPDSHLVCHRH